From the Flavobacterium galactosidilyticum genome, one window contains:
- a CDS encoding transposase encodes MTYYKQRWQIETLFKGLKSSGFNIEDTLVTDLERLGKLFLLTMIAFLWS; translated from the coding sequence ATGACATATTATAAACAAAGATGGCAAATTGAAACGCTCTTTAAAGGGCTTAAAAGTAGCGGTTTTAATATTGAAGATACTCTTGTAACTGATTTGGAAAGACTGGGAAAACTCTTTTTATTAACAATGATTGCTTTCCTGTGGTCCTAA
- a CDS encoding GreA/GreB family elongation factor: MKPTPVLTSTDYNILRELTKNAKDSTNIREIALLTQELDRAIINKDGVVDQSIVRMNSQVTIEDVKSKQQMKVQIVMPSQANLKEGKVSILAPLCVAIIGFKENEEVEWQLPSGIKTLKIINVINVSSN, encoded by the coding sequence ATGAAACCAACACCTGTTTTAACAAGTACTGATTATAATATCCTTCGTGAGCTAACTAAAAACGCTAAAGATAGCACTAACATTAGAGAAATTGCATTGCTTACACAGGAGCTAGATCGAGCAATTATCAATAAAGATGGAGTCGTTGACCAGAGCATTGTTCGAATGAACTCTCAAGTAACAATTGAAGATGTAAAAAGTAAACAACAAATGAAAGTGCAAATTGTGATGCCATCACAAGCTAACTTAAAAGAAGGCAAAGTTTCAATACTAGCTCCATTATGTGTTGCGATAATAGGTTTTAAAGAAAATGAAGAAGTAGAATGGCAATTGCCATCAGGAATTAAAACCTTAAAAATTATAAATGTAATTAATGTGTCAAGCAATTAA
- a CDS encoding FMN-binding glutamate synthase family protein encodes MFLKKLAVHQIIWLATVTFLVVSCVWAYQGNMSYFFLIIPFYLLFILIQDTFQDSHTVKKNYPIVGRFRYFLESFRPEMRQYFFEGELDGKPFNRRQRSIVYQRAKNVKQTISFGMQDDPNRIGYEWAAHSIYPKRADKQFFRTVVGNKQCLQPYSASIYNISAMSYGALSKTAISSLNKGAKLGNFAHNTGEGGISDFHLEGGDLIWQIGTGYFGCRKEDGTFSPELYTEKANFPQVKMIELKLSQGAKPGHGGLLPGEKNTVEIAKIRNVQPHIAVHSPAGHSAFTNSSELLHFLQNLRQLSNGKPVGFKICIGRQDEFISIVEAMKETGIVPDFITIDGAEGGTGAAPLEFIDYMGMALADALIFASKVLKEYGLRDQIRLMASGKIITGFDIAKAMSLGADACYSARGMMFALGCIQALQCDSGKCPVGIATQDKNLYKGLDVTDKSVRVAHFHNNTLKAFAEFIGACGFDNPKAITPNVFYRRIDHKTNESFASLFFSDKENIATTEKITLN; translated from the coding sequence ATGTTTTTAAAAAAATTAGCAGTACACCAAATTATTTGGTTAGCTACCGTTACGTTTTTAGTAGTAAGTTGTGTATGGGCATATCAGGGTAATATGAGCTATTTCTTCTTGATCATTCCATTTTACTTACTTTTCATTTTGATTCAAGATACTTTTCAGGACAGTCATACCGTTAAGAAAAACTACCCTATTGTGGGTAGATTTAGGTACTTCTTGGAATCGTTCCGACCAGAAATGCGTCAGTATTTCTTTGAAGGAGAATTAGATGGTAAGCCATTTAATAGAAGACAGCGATCTATAGTATACCAAAGAGCTAAAAATGTAAAGCAGACTATTTCGTTTGGAATGCAAGATGACCCAAACCGCATCGGTTACGAGTGGGCAGCACATTCTATCTACCCAAAAAGAGCAGATAAACAATTTTTTAGAACCGTAGTTGGAAACAAACAATGTCTTCAACCCTACAGCGCTAGTATATATAACATTAGCGCCATGAGTTATGGAGCATTAAGTAAAACAGCTATTTCATCGTTGAACAAAGGAGCAAAACTAGGTAATTTTGCTCATAATACAGGTGAAGGTGGAATTAGCGACTTTCATTTAGAAGGTGGTGATTTAATATGGCAAATTGGAACTGGATATTTCGGATGTAGAAAAGAAGACGGAACTTTCTCACCTGAATTATATACAGAAAAAGCAAACTTCCCTCAGGTAAAAATGATAGAGTTAAAGTTATCTCAAGGAGCTAAACCTGGACACGGTGGATTACTACCTGGAGAAAAAAACACAGTAGAAATCGCCAAAATAAGAAACGTTCAGCCACATATTGCCGTACATTCGCCAGCAGGGCATTCTGCATTTACAAATAGTTCAGAATTATTGCATTTTCTACAAAATTTAAGGCAGCTATCCAATGGAAAACCGGTCGGATTCAAAATTTGTATAGGTCGTCAAGACGAGTTTATTTCCATTGTTGAAGCAATGAAAGAAACTGGAATTGTCCCTGATTTCATTACAATTGATGGAGCAGAAGGCGGTACAGGAGCGGCACCATTAGAGTTTATTGACTATATGGGAATGGCATTAGCAGATGCTTTAATATTTGCTAGTAAGGTGCTTAAAGAATATGGTCTTAGAGATCAAATTAGATTAATGGCATCTGGCAAAATAATTACTGGCTTTGATATTGCTAAAGCGATGTCATTAGGGGCGGATGCTTGTTACAGCGCAAGAGGAATGATGTTTGCATTAGGATGTATTCAAGCTTTACAATGCGACAGTGGAAAATGTCCAGTAGGAATTGCTACTCAAGACAAGAACTTATATAAAGGATTAGATGTAACTGATAAAAGTGTCAGAGTTGCTCATTTCCATAACAACACATTAAAGGCATTTGCTGAATTCATAGGTGCCTGTGGTTTTGACAATCCAAAAGCAATTACTCCTAATGTTTTTTACAGAAGAATCGATCACAAAACTAATGAAAGTTTTGCTTCACTATTTTTTAGTGATAAAGAAAATATAGCTACAACAGAAAAAATAACCTTAAATTAA
- a CDS encoding tRNA-binding protein — MELTFADFEKVAMHIGTIIAVYDFPEARKPAYQLTIDFGEIIGVKKTSAQITQRYTKDDLIGRQIVAVVNFPKKQIGKFMSECLVLGAVGIDGDVVLLAPDFKIDNGLRIG; from the coding sequence ATGGAATTAACATTCGCAGATTTTGAAAAAGTAGCCATGCACATAGGCACAATAATAGCAGTTTATGACTTTCCTGAAGCACGAAAACCTGCATATCAGCTTACAATTGATTTTGGTGAAATCATTGGAGTCAAAAAAACATCAGCGCAAATAACTCAGAGATACACTAAGGATGATTTAATAGGTAGACAAATTGTGGCTGTCGTAAATTTTCCTAAAAAGCAAATAGGTAAGTTTATGAGCGAATGTTTAGTTTTGGGCGCCGTTGGTATTGATGGTGATGTTGTTTTGTTAGCTCCTGATTTTAAAATTGACAATGGACTCCGAATAGGTTAG
- a CDS encoding PUR family DNA/RNA-binding protein, with product MREHDMLEKEEIFSKVLRAGRRTYFFDVRATKADDYYITITESKKFTEEDGSFHFKKHKIYLYKEDFAAFAEILGEMTSYVLNHKGEEVISERHQKDFKKEYNPEKSEEEFIPQTSSFTNIEFDDI from the coding sequence ATGAGAGAACATGACATGTTAGAAAAAGAAGAGATATTTTCTAAAGTTTTAAGGGCTGGTAGAAGGACATATTTCTTTGATGTGAGAGCGACCAAAGCAGATGATTACTATATTACTATTACCGAAAGCAAAAAATTTACTGAGGAAGACGGATCATTCCACTTCAAAAAGCATAAAATATATTTATACAAAGAAGATTTTGCTGCTTTTGCAGAGATTTTAGGTGAAATGACTTCTTACGTTTTAAATCATAAAGGTGAAGAAGTGATATCTGAAAGACATCAAAAAGATTTTAAAAAAGAATACAACCCTGAAAAATCAGAGGAAGAATTTATACCGCAAACATCAAGTTTTACAAATATAGAATTTGATGATATTTAG
- a CDS encoding ABC transporter ATP-binding protein translates to MKELRYLNKYFVKYKYSFLLGIIFTIIAQIFMLFTPKLISKSFKVIEAFAKDKTVSKAVIQDELISNILLIIATTIIAGFLTFLMRQTLIVMSRHIEFDLKNEVFRQYENLSQNFYKQNRTGDLMNRISEDVSKVRMYVGPAVMYTINTAIRFAIVIVYMYNVSPTLTLYTLLPLPLLSFAIFKLSSEINKRSTIFQQYLSKVSSFSQEIFSGIRVIKAYSLENQHQENMVNLANESKSKSLNLAKVQSLFGPLMLALIGISNLVVIYFGGLMYIDGTIQNIGTIAEFILYVNMLTWPVASLGWVSSMVQEAEASQKRLNEFLKIEPEIKNKNENKSIIEGSISFENVSYTYEDTNIKALQNISFTVKKGETLAILGKTGSGKSTILSLISRMYDVSEGEINIDKNEISSINLFDLRNSIGIVPQDAFLFSDSIKNNIMFGKENATDEQVHSAAKSAVVHDNIMGFNKQYETVLGERGITLSGGQKQRVSIARAIIKNPPILLFDDCLSAVDTQTEEAILNNLNEICKDKTTIIVSHRVSSAKNADKIIIMDNGQIIQQGSHNQLINQEGYYSALYLKQLSEKELL, encoded by the coding sequence ATGAAAGAATTACGCTATTTAAATAAATACTTCGTTAAATACAAATACAGTTTTTTACTCGGTATTATTTTTACCATTATTGCCCAAATATTTATGCTTTTCACACCAAAGTTGATCAGCAAATCATTTAAAGTAATTGAGGCTTTCGCCAAAGATAAAACGGTTTCTAAAGCCGTAATTCAAGACGAGTTAATTTCGAACATCCTACTTATTATTGCTACCACAATTATTGCTGGTTTCCTAACCTTCTTGATGAGACAAACTTTAATTGTCATGTCTCGTCACATCGAGTTTGATTTAAAAAACGAAGTGTTTCGCCAATACGAGAACCTATCGCAAAACTTCTATAAACAAAATCGTACTGGAGATTTAATGAATCGAATTAGCGAGGATGTTTCAAAAGTGCGAATGTATGTAGGTCCTGCAGTTATGTATACGATTAATACCGCTATTCGCTTTGCTATAGTTATCGTATATATGTACAACGTATCGCCCACATTAACCTTATACACGCTTCTACCCTTACCGCTATTGTCTTTCGCTATTTTCAAATTAAGCTCTGAAATAAATAAAAGAAGCACTATTTTCCAACAATACCTTTCTAAAGTATCCAGTTTCTCTCAAGAAATATTTTCTGGAATCCGTGTTATAAAAGCGTATTCTCTTGAGAACCAACACCAAGAAAACATGGTTAATTTAGCTAATGAAAGCAAAAGCAAAAGCTTGAATTTAGCTAAAGTACAATCGTTATTTGGCCCTTTAATGTTGGCATTAATAGGGATTAGTAACTTAGTTGTAATCTATTTTGGAGGTTTAATGTATATTGATGGAACTATACAAAATATTGGAACCATAGCTGAATTCATTTTATACGTTAATATGCTTACTTGGCCAGTTGCTTCCTTAGGCTGGGTTTCATCGATGGTTCAAGAGGCTGAGGCTTCTCAAAAAAGATTAAATGAATTTCTAAAGATAGAACCAGAAATAAAAAACAAAAATGAAAATAAATCCATAATTGAAGGATCTATTTCTTTTGAAAATGTAAGCTACACTTACGAAGACACTAATATCAAAGCGCTGCAAAACATTTCTTTTACGGTTAAAAAGGGAGAAACTTTAGCCATTCTAGGGAAAACAGGATCTGGAAAATCGACTATTCTATCTTTGATATCACGTATGTATGATGTTTCTGAAGGAGAAATAAATATTGACAAAAATGAAATAAGCAGTATCAATCTATTCGATTTGAGAAATAGTATTGGTATCGTGCCGCAGGATGCATTTTTATTCTCTGATAGCATCAAGAATAATATTATGTTTGGCAAAGAAAACGCAACAGACGAGCAAGTACATTCTGCTGCTAAAAGCGCAGTTGTACACGATAACATCATGGGCTTCAACAAACAATACGAAACTGTTCTTGGCGAAAGAGGAATTACTCTTTCAGGAGGACAAAAACAAAGAGTTTCTATTGCAAGAGCGATTATAAAAAATCCACCTATTTTATTATTTGACGATTGCCTTTCAGCGGTAGATACACAAACTGAAGAAGCAATATTGAACAACTTAAATGAAATCTGTAAAGACAAAACTACCATTATAGTAAGCCATCGCGTTTCGTCAGCAAAGAATGCAGATAAAATAATTATAATGGACAATGGGCAAATCATTCAACAAGGTTCTCATAATCAATTGATAAATCAAGAGGGCTATTATTCGGCTTTATATTTGAAACAACTTTCAGAAAAAGAATTGCTCTAA
- a CDS encoding Glu/Leu/Phe/Val family dehydrogenase gives MNAAFTTGKELQKMDPVFGQMSFDDHEQIVFCNDKDTGLKAIIGIHNSVMGPALGGTRMFNYANEWEALNDVLRLSRGMTFKAAITGLNIGGGKAVIIGDAKTQKTPELMRKFGEFVHSLSGRYITAEDVGMETSDMDIVRDVTPYVTGISEARGGSGNPSPVTAYGVYMGMKAAAKQQFGSDVLSGKKVLVQGIGHVGETLVDYLTKEGAIVTIADINEEKLNEVSAKYHAEIYRGEDLYTADVDIYAPCAMGATLNDNTVHKIKAKVIAGAANNQLADENVHGAILQERGILYAPDFLINAGGIINVYAELAHYDKAEIMRKTENIYNTTLEIFDFAIANKITTHKAALTIAQNRIARRKLENSKK, from the coding sequence ATGAATGCAGCTTTCACAACAGGAAAGGAACTTCAAAAAATGGATCCCGTTTTTGGACAAATGTCATTTGATGATCACGAGCAAATTGTATTTTGCAACGACAAAGATACGGGTTTAAAAGCAATTATTGGTATTCATAATTCAGTAATGGGGCCAGCTTTAGGAGGTACACGAATGTTTAATTATGCTAATGAGTGGGAAGCACTAAATGATGTTTTGCGTCTTTCGAGAGGAATGACTTTTAAAGCGGCGATTACTGGATTGAATATTGGTGGGGGCAAAGCCGTTATTATTGGCGATGCTAAAACTCAGAAAACACCAGAATTAATGCGGAAATTTGGTGAGTTTGTTCATTCATTAAGCGGAAGATATATTACTGCTGAGGATGTAGGGATGGAAACCAGCGATATGGACATCGTTAGAGACGTTACACCTTATGTTACTGGAATTTCTGAAGCAAGAGGTGGCTCTGGAAATCCTTCTCCAGTTACAGCTTACGGTGTTTATATGGGAATGAAAGCAGCTGCAAAACAACAGTTTGGTTCAGATGTTTTAAGCGGAAAAAAAGTGTTAGTTCAAGGAATTGGACACGTGGGCGAAACTTTAGTAGATTATTTGACTAAAGAAGGAGCGATTGTAACTATTGCAGATATCAACGAAGAAAAATTAAATGAAGTAAGTGCAAAGTATCACGCTGAAATTTATAGAGGTGAAGATTTATACACCGCTGATGTTGATATTTATGCACCTTGTGCTATGGGAGCGACTTTAAATGATAACACTGTTCATAAAATAAAAGCGAAAGTAATTGCTGGAGCAGCTAACAATCAATTGGCTGACGAAAATGTTCACGGTGCAATTCTACAAGAAAGAGGGATTCTATATGCACCAGATTTCTTGATTAATGCTGGTGGAATTATAAATGTATATGCAGAATTAGCGCATTATGATAAAGCGGAAATTATGCGTAAGACAGAAAATATCTATAATACTACTTTAGAAATATTTGATTTTGCCATTGCTAATAAGATTACAACGCATAAGGCTGCTTTGACAATTGCTCAAAACCGTATTGCTCGAAGAAAATTAGAGAACAGTAAAAAATAG
- the nusB gene encoding transcription antitermination factor NusB, with translation MQSIYAMHQSGSDNLEKEEKFLFYSIDNIQDLYLIMLSSLIEICKTETIFLHKSSLKHLATPEERTPNEKFIKNQIFQILSENNSLSIALENRKINNWTLNDDYILLLLTDIKASKLYADYMSNSVNTFEEDRQFIVDLFMEVIVPNEKLYDYLEDDKLTWVDDIPLVNTHIIKQLKAIKSGENDNFRVPKLYKDNEDKDFVKDLFRKTVLNEKELAKEYLDKTPNWDSERIAEIDTIILKMAICEFLKFPSIPVKVTLNEYLEVAKEYSTPKSSIFINGILDNLVKELQASKRIIKAGRGLM, from the coding sequence ATGCAGTCCATTTATGCGATGCATCAAAGCGGTTCAGATAATCTAGAGAAAGAAGAAAAATTTCTTTTTTACAGTATCGATAATATTCAAGATTTATACCTTATTATGCTTTCTTCGCTAATTGAAATATGTAAAACAGAAACTATCTTTTTACATAAATCAAGTCTTAAGCATCTTGCAACTCCTGAGGAGCGTACTCCAAACGAGAAATTTATCAAAAATCAAATTTTTCAAATTCTTTCCGAAAACAACTCATTAAGTATTGCGCTTGAAAACCGTAAAATCAATAATTGGACTTTAAATGACGATTATATTTTATTGCTTTTAACTGATATTAAGGCGAGCAAATTGTACGCTGATTATATGAGTAATTCAGTAAATACATTTGAAGAAGACAGACAATTTATTGTTGATTTGTTTATGGAAGTTATTGTTCCAAACGAGAAATTGTATGACTATTTAGAAGATGATAAATTGACTTGGGTTGATGATATTCCGCTAGTAAATACGCATATCATTAAGCAATTGAAAGCAATTAAATCTGGAGAAAATGACAATTTCAGAGTGCCAAAATTATACAAAGACAATGAGGATAAGGATTTCGTGAAAGATTTGTTTAGAAAAACAGTTTTGAACGAAAAAGAATTAGCTAAAGAGTATTTAGACAAAACTCCAAACTGGGATAGCGAAAGGATTGCAGAAATCGATACAATTATCCTTAAAATGGCAATTTGTGAATTTTTGAAATTCCCATCGATTCCGGTAAAAGTAACGCTTAACGAATATTTAGAAGTTGCAAAAGAGTATTCTACCCCAAAAAGTAGTATTTTTATCAACGGAATTTTAGATAATTTAGTAAAAGAACTTCAAGCCAGTAAAAGAATTATTAAAGCTGGTCGTGGTTTAATGTAA
- the yajC gene encoding preprotein translocase subunit YajC, which translates to MEQLTQFAPFILMFVVIYFFMIRPQQKRAKSEKEFESALKVGDKIITKSGLHGKVSELADTTVVVETMSGKLKMERSAISMEMSAALAKK; encoded by the coding sequence ATGGAACAATTAACTCAATTTGCACCGTTTATATTAATGTTTGTGGTGATCTATTTCTTTATGATTAGACCACAACAAAAAAGAGCAAAAAGTGAAAAAGAATTTGAAAGCGCTTTAAAAGTAGGTGATAAAATCATCACAAAAAGCGGTCTTCATGGAAAAGTTTCTGAATTAGCTGATACAACAGTTGTTGTTGAAACGATGTCAGGAAAATTAAAAATGGAGCGTTCAGCAATTTCTATGGAAATGAGTGCTGCACTAGCAAAGAAATAA
- a CDS encoding glutamate synthase-related protein, with protein sequence MTKTRGVQPHTTMFSPSGHSAFSDSKGLIEFVATLRKLSNGKPIGFKLCIGKTSEFENICQGMIAQNCYPNFITVDGTGVGPLEFVDGLEIPYEPALIFVNKTLVRYDRTKIRVIR encoded by the coding sequence ATTACTAAAACAAGAGGCGTACAGCCACATACAACTATGTTTTCCCCTTCAGGTCATTCAGCATTTTCAGATAGTAAAGGTTTGATAGAATTTGTTGCTACACTGCGTAAACTTTCAAATGGTAAGCCAATTGGTTTCAAGCTATGCATTGGTAAAACCAGTGAATTTGAAAATATCTGTCAAGGAATGATTGCTCAAAACTGCTATCCCAATTTTATTACTGTTGATGGAACAGGAGTAGGACCACTAGAATTTGTCGATGGTTTAGAAATCCCATATGAACCTGCGCTGATTTTCGTCAACAAAACACTAGTTCGTTACGATAGAACTAAAATACGTGTAATTAGGTAG
- a CDS encoding NYN domain-containing protein has protein sequence MSQDTKELKLAVLIDADNVPYSNVKGMMEEIAKYGTPTTKRIYADWTKPNAGGWKSVLLEHAITPIQQYSYTVGKNSSDSAMIIDAMDLLYSDKVDGFCIVSSDSDFTRLAIRLRESGMKVIGIGEQKTPNSFIVACDRFIYIEVLDGAIKKKAKKSAADTKKPAGKPVEKLVEKPVEKSLNKIDTQTIELIETTIEDICDDDGWAFLGDVGNLIVKRKPEFDPRNYGFAKLTPMLKSLTDILEIDERDSEKRGIKHVYVRLRFS, from the coding sequence ATGTCACAAGATACAAAAGAATTAAAACTTGCCGTTCTCATTGATGCTGACAATGTTCCATATAGCAACGTAAAAGGAATGATGGAAGAAATTGCTAAATATGGAACTCCTACTACCAAAAGGATTTATGCAGATTGGACCAAACCAAATGCTGGTGGCTGGAAAAGTGTTTTACTAGAACATGCCATCACTCCCATCCAACAATATAGTTATACAGTAGGTAAAAACTCGTCAGATTCAGCAATGATTATTGACGCCATGGATTTATTGTATTCTGATAAAGTAGATGGCTTTTGTATCGTTTCTAGTGATTCTGATTTTACCCGACTGGCAATTCGCTTGAGAGAATCAGGCATGAAAGTCATTGGTATTGGAGAACAAAAAACACCTAATTCTTTTATTGTTGCCTGTGATCGTTTTATTTATATCGAAGTTTTAGATGGCGCAATCAAGAAAAAAGCTAAAAAGTCTGCTGCTGATACGAAGAAACCAGCAGGAAAACCAGTTGAAAAATTAGTCGAAAAACCAGTTGAAAAATCGCTAAACAAAATAGATACGCAAACAATCGAACTTATTGAAACTACAATCGAAGATATTTGTGATGATGATGGTTGGGCATTTCTAGGAGATGTAGGAAACCTTATCGTCAAGAGAAAACCAGAATTTGATCCACGAAATTATGGTTTTGCTAAATTAACGCCAATGCTTAAATCATTAACTGATATTTTAGAAATTGACGAAAGAGATTCTGAAAAAAGAGGAATTAAACACGTTTACGTACGTTTGCGTTTTAGTTAA
- a CDS encoding aminotransferase class I/II-fold pyridoxal phosphate-dependent enzyme has product MVKDLFERIQNNKGPLGKWASQAEGYFVFPKLEGDLGPRMKFQGKEVLNWSLNDYLGLANHPEVRKADADAALEYGAAAPMGARMMSGQTKYHEQLENELAAFVMKESAYLLNFGYQGMVSIIDALVTKNDVIVYDVDAHACIIDGVRLHMGKRFTYRHNDVESMEKNLQRATKLAEETGGGILFITEGVFGMRGQQGKLKEVVAMKQKYNFRLLVDDAHGFGTLGETGAGAGEEQGVQDDIDVYFSTFAKSMANIGAFVAADKDVIDYLKYNMRSQMFAKSLPMIQTIGSLKRLQMLRDNPGLKDKLWENVNALQSGLRTKGFNIGDTNTCVTPVYLEGSVPEAMVMVNDLRENYGIFLSIVIYPVIPKGMILLRVIPTASHTLADIDQTLTAFEAIREKLVNGTYKEIASRTTVDLDA; this is encoded by the coding sequence ATGGTAAAAGATTTATTCGAAAGAATTCAAAACAATAAAGGACCTCTAGGGAAATGGGCTTCGCAAGCAGAAGGCTATTTTGTGTTTCCTAAATTAGAAGGTGATTTAGGTCCACGAATGAAGTTTCAGGGTAAAGAAGTTCTGAACTGGAGTTTGAATGATTATTTAGGACTTGCAAATCATCCCGAAGTACGCAAAGCTGATGCTGATGCTGCGCTAGAGTACGGTGCTGCTGCCCCAATGGGAGCGCGTATGATGAGTGGTCAGACTAAATATCACGAGCAATTAGAGAATGAGTTAGCTGCTTTTGTAATGAAAGAATCAGCTTATTTATTGAATTTTGGTTACCAAGGAATGGTTTCTATCATTGACGCTTTGGTTACTAAAAATGATGTAATTGTTTATGATGTTGATGCTCACGCATGTATTATTGATGGAGTTCGTTTACACATGGGTAAGCGTTTTACTTATCGTCATAATGATGTAGAAAGCATGGAAAAAAACTTGCAACGTGCTACAAAATTAGCTGAAGAAACTGGTGGAGGAATTTTATTCATCACTGAAGGTGTTTTTGGAATGCGTGGACAACAAGGAAAACTGAAAGAAGTTGTTGCTATGAAGCAAAAGTATAATTTCCGTTTGCTAGTTGATGATGCACATGGTTTTGGTACTCTAGGTGAAACTGGTGCTGGAGCAGGTGAAGAGCAAGGAGTTCAGGATGATATTGATGTTTATTTTTCGACTTTTGCAAAATCGATGGCTAATATTGGTGCTTTTGTAGCAGCTGATAAAGACGTAATTGATTACTTAAAATACAATATGCGTTCTCAAATGTTTGCTAAATCATTACCTATGATTCAAACAATTGGATCATTGAAACGTTTGCAAATGTTGCGTGACAACCCAGGTTTGAAAGATAAATTATGGGAAAATGTAAATGCATTACAAAGCGGTTTAAGAACTAAAGGATTTAATATTGGCGATACTAATACTTGTGTTACTCCTGTATATCTTGAAGGAAGTGTTCCTGAAGCAATGGTTATGGTAAATGATTTAAGAGAAAACTACGGTATTTTCTTGTCTATTGTAATTTATCCTGTTATTCCAAAAGGAATGATTTTATTAAGAGTAATTCCTACAGCTTCACATACGCTTGCGGATATTGACCAAACACTTACTGCTTTTGAAGCGATTCGTGAAAAGTTAGTAAATGGTACTTATAAAGAAATTGCGTCAAGAACTACAGTTGATTTAGATGCATAA
- a CDS encoding TIGR00730 family Rossman fold protein has product MENHPQFRLSKSESLFVRGPLTRLKNLSFVFKVFYHFIRAFQKMHFIGPCVTIFGSARFGPETNHYKSAERIGAGISNLGFTIMTGGGPGIMEAANKGAYEAGGYSVGINIVLPQEQSPNPYLHKWIYIPFFFVRKVLLVKYSYAFVVMPGGMGTLDELFEALTLVQNKIIADFPIVIFDSEYHKELTGHIQKMVDSGSISPDDMKLLFITDSEAKAIEHIRNHTIKKFGLTKYKFKPRWWLGEKK; this is encoded by the coding sequence ATGGAAAACCATCCACAATTTAGACTTTCAAAATCAGAATCTTTATTTGTAAGAGGTCCACTAACTAGGTTAAAAAATCTATCTTTTGTATTTAAAGTGTTTTATCACTTCATAAGAGCATTTCAAAAAATGCATTTTATTGGACCATGCGTAACTATTTTTGGTTCAGCCCGATTTGGCCCCGAAACTAATCATTATAAAAGTGCTGAAAGAATAGGCGCTGGAATATCAAATTTAGGTTTTACAATAATGACTGGCGGCGGACCAGGAATCATGGAAGCAGCGAATAAAGGCGCTTATGAAGCTGGCGGATACTCAGTAGGTATAAATATTGTGCTTCCACAAGAACAATCACCAAATCCTTATTTACACAAATGGATTTACATCCCTTTTTTCTTTGTGAGGAAAGTGCTTTTAGTAAAATACTCGTATGCTTTTGTAGTGATGCCCGGCGGAATGGGAACCTTAGATGAATTGTTTGAAGCGCTAACTCTGGTTCAAAACAAAATTATTGCTGATTTTCCAATTGTAATTTTCGATTCCGAATATCACAAAGAACTCACCGGTCATATTCAAAAAATGGTGGATAGCGGAAGTATCAGTCCTGATGATATGAAACTTTTATTCATCACTGATTCAGAAGCCAAAGCAATAGAACACATCAGAAATCACACCATCAAAAAATTTGGGTTGACAAAATATAAATTTAAACCAAGATGGTGGCTTGGTGAAAAGAAGTAA
- the trxA gene encoding thioredoxin, giving the protein MSNFDTIINSEKPVLIDFFATWCGPCKMLAPILKEVKDNLGDRISIIKIDVDKNQQIASKYQVRGVPTMILYQEGKQLWRQSGVLTKDEIIRVILEKSHK; this is encoded by the coding sequence ATGAGTAACTTCGATACAATTATCAATTCGGAAAAACCCGTATTAATCGACTTTTTTGCTACTTGGTGTGGGCCATGTAAAATGCTTGCACCTATTTTAAAAGAGGTAAAAGACAATTTAGGTGATCGCATTTCTATCATCAAAATTGATGTAGACAAAAACCAACAAATAGCTTCTAAATACCAGGTTCGTGGTGTTCCTACTATGATACTGTACCAAGAAGGAAAACAATTATGGAGGCAGTCTGGCGTATTGACTAAGGACGAAATCATAAGAGTAATTTTAGAGAAAAGTCACAAATAA